TGCTTATTTAAGGGAGGTGGCGGAAATCGTCGAATACGGCATATCCATTACGATGCTATATACCATGATCAAGACCGTTTCTTTATCCGGTTATGATGTGGATACCTTTTGCCGTGACAATGGTCTGGACCCCAGATTGCTGCAGGATCCGGAAGCCCGCATTGGTGCAGAGCAGCATGTGAAGCTGGCTTGTGCGGCGGCAGAGCTTCTGGAGGATGCGTATTTTGGACTTCACCAGGGTTCTCAGATGGAGATGGCGGATCTTGGAGTGCTGGGGTATACGATGGTGCATTCAGGGACCATTGAGGAATGTATTCACGCCTATCAAAGATATTATGCAACGGTCTGCAGCGGCTATGATATACGGCTCTCTAGGCAGGGTTCAGAGACGGTGCTGACTTTATCGCTTGAAGAGCTGTCCTATCCGCCATCTAGACATTGTGTAGACGATATGGTGAGCTCGCTTGTTCATATCATGACCCGGCTTAGCGGCAGAACCATCAAGTTCAGCAGGATAACCCTTATGCATCCGGCACCGGACAGCGGAGATGAATACAGGGAAGTGCTGGGTGTACAGCCAGAGTTTAATAAGGAGCACACGAGTCTGTATTTTCCTCAGGAAGTACTGGAGTATCCGGTGATTTATGCTGATGCCAGGCTCGCCGGATGGTTTGAAGAGAGGACCTCGGATGTACTCCTTAAGCTGAAGGCTGGTCGTCACTTTACGGATGAGCTCACAAGGTGGATGATGGAGCAGCTCAAGGTCAGGCTCCCGGGCATATCGGATGCTGCGGCACATTTTCATATGAGCACGAGAACGCTTCAGGCTAGGCTTCAGCAGGAGAATACGACTTATAGAAGGCTGCTCAATGATATTCGCAAGGAGCTGGCGCTTAGATATCTTAAGGAGCCGGAGCAATCCATTGCGGACATTGCTTTTTTGCTTCATTTTTCGGAGGACAGTGCGTTTCAGCATGCTTTTAAAAAGTGGACAGGACTCGCTCCGGGACAATATCGCACAATTGATGCGAAATGAATTTTTTTCGTGCAACCTTTGCGATCCATTAGCGTTATAGGTTTAACGTTAGTAATATCACTTCTTAAGCGAAGGGAGTGCAGAGGTGAAGAATGCTAGGCGAAGGGCTGGACATCGTCTCTTTTATACTTTGATTGGACTGGTGATTGTGTTTTTTATGATGACGGCAGGTATCCCTGCTCCATTCATTATCATAGGTATTATATTTATCATTGTGCAATTGCTTATATCACTAATAGTAAAGAAGCGGCCTCTCGACGATAGCAAGAGGAATAGCAGCGATAAGTAACAAAGGCGAAATAACAGAGCGGGAATATCATAAACAGAGGGAATGGCATAAGCCATTTTCTATTACAGCATGGTTGCGGCCCGCAGAATTAAAAGCGCCCGGGATGATTCCCGAGCGCTCTGCTACGTTACATATACAATTCTAGTATTTCCTTAGGAGGCGGGATGATCCGTCCAGGAGGCGAGACGTTTATCGGTTGGCAATAGGAAGGTGAGAATACCCAGCAGCGGCATGAAGCTGCAGACGAACATCACCGTGTGAATTCCTGCTGCGTCGATCCAGTTGCCAAGTACCAGTGAGCCAAGTCCACCGAGTCCAAAGGCAAGACCTGTGATCATGCCGGATACGGTACCGATCTTGCCGGGTACGAGCATTTGGGCATAGACGACGGTTACGGAGAAGCTGGACAGCATGATAAATCCGATGATCGTCAGCAGTACCCCTGTCCAGAACAGATTCGCATAGGGCAGAATCAGTGCAAGCGGAGAGGCCAGCGCCATAGACGCCAGAATGACATTACGCTTACCGAAACGGTCAGCCAGCGGACCGCCCAGGAAGGTACCCACTGCACCTGCTCCCAGGAACAAGAAAATAAAAATCTGTGCATCTTCCGTCGAAAGCGTAAAGGCATCCTTCAGGAAGAAGGCATAGTAGCTGCCGATCGATGAGATATACCAAGACCGTACAAATACGAGCAGAACCAGGACGACAAAGGCGTACATAATCTTGTTCTTCACTGCTGGATTTATGACACCGGCATTGGCCTTTTTCTTGGCGTAGCCTGCACTTCGAAGGGTTCTTCCGTACCATCTTGCGATGTAGATCTGAACGGCGATACCGACCGCCGCCAGAGCGGCGAAGCCAAGTGAGCCCATGAGACCAAAAGGAATGAACACCCAGCGGGTTAGAAGCGGTGCCAGTGACTGGCCCGCGTTACCTCCAACCTGAAAGATGGATTGTGCCAAACCGCGGCGATTGCCTGCCGCCATATGGGATACTTTGGAGCCCTCGGGATGGAAGGCGGCCGAGCCTAATCCGACCATAATTACCGCAAGCAGAATCGCCAGATAACTATTGGCAAAGGCGAGGAAGATCATGCCTGAGCAGGTAAAAGCCATACCGATCGGAAGCAGCGCCGGCGTTGGCCGTTTATCGGAGAAATAACCTACGACCGGCTGCATGATCGAAGCGGTGATATTCAGGGCGAATGCGATCCACCCCATCTGGCTGTAGCTGATCCCCATGTTGTCCTGCAGCACTGGAAAGATCGCGGGAATGACGGATTGCACCGAATCATTGAGCAGATGCACAAGACCAATGGCAATCAGAATAGGGAAAATGGTAGTCTGCGG
This sequence is a window from Paenibacillus urinalis. Protein-coding genes within it:
- a CDS encoding MFS transporter; this translates as MSLNSLTKAGGSGARLLPRPGSDPQTTIFPILIAIGLVHLLNDSVQSVIPAIFPVLQDNMGISYSQMGWIAFALNITASIMQPVVGYFSDKRPTPALLPIGMAFTCSGMIFLAFANSYLAILLAVIMVGLGSAAFHPEGSKVSHMAAGNRRGLAQSIFQVGGNAGQSLAPLLTRWVFIPFGLMGSLGFAALAAVGIAVQIYIARWYGRTLRSAGYAKKKANAGVINPAVKNKIMYAFVVLVLLVFVRSWYISSIGSYYAFFLKDAFTLSTEDAQIFIFLFLGAGAVGTFLGGPLADRFGKRNVILASMALASPLALILPYANLFWTGVLLTIIGFIMLSSFSVTVVYAQMLVPGKIGTVSGMITGLAFGLGGLGSLVLGNWIDAAGIHTVMFVCSFMPLLGILTFLLPTDKRLASWTDHPAS
- a CDS encoding AraC family transcriptional regulator encodes the protein MAEIVEYGISITMLYTMIKTVSLSGYDVDTFCRDNGLDPRLLQDPEARIGAEQHVKLACAAAELLEDAYFGLHQGSQMEMADLGVLGYTMVHSGTIEECIHAYQRYYATVCSGYDIRLSRQGSETVLTLSLEELSYPPSRHCVDDMVSSLVHIMTRLSGRTIKFSRITLMHPAPDSGDEYREVLGVQPEFNKEHTSLYFPQEVLEYPVIYADARLAGWFEERTSDVLLKLKAGRHFTDELTRWMMEQLKVRLPGISDAAAHFHMSTRTLQARLQQENTTYRRLLNDIRKELALRYLKEPEQSIADIAFLLHFSEDSAFQHAFKKWTGLAPGQYRTIDAK